The DNA segment ACATTTTTTTGTTACAATGAAACTTATTATAAAATCGTGTAAGGATAATTATTTTGATATTTGTTGCTTTTTTAGTTTCTTTGATTGCTACATTAGGTAGCTTGTTCTTTTCAGAAATAATGAATTTTGTTCCTTGTAGCTTATGTTGGTACCAGAGAATTTTTATGTATCCTCTTGTATTTATATTTCTAACAAACCTTTTATACCCTGATAAAAGCGTGTTTAAGTACAGTTTTCCATTAGTATTTATTGGTTTAATTATTTCAATTTATCATAATTTATTAATTTTAAAAATAATTCCTGAAAAATTGTCACCTTGTGTAAATGGTGTTCCATGTAGTATTGATTATTTAAATTGGTTTGGATTTATAACTATTCCTTTAATGTCATTTACTGCATTTTTTATTATTTTTATAGTTTTATTTTTGCATAAGAAGAAAAATTGTCTTTAATTATTTGTTATTCTTTTTTAGATAAAGTACCAAAAAATCTATAAGGAAAGAAATGCAGAATAAAAATTTAGTTTTTATCTCTATTTTTGTTGTTTTGATTATATTTGCCGGTGCAGTATATTTTTATAAGGGAAGTACTACAAGCAATGTGGGAAATATTGGTGATACTTTATTAAAAGAGTATTCATATAAAAAGGGTGATAATAAAAAGAATATAGTAGTTGTTGAGTTTATGGATCCAGAGTGTGAATCTTGTGCACTATTTCATCCTATTATGAAAAAACTGTATAAAGAGTATAGTGATGATATTTTAATAGTTACAAAATATTTAGCGAACCATAAAAACTCAAAAATGGCTATTGAAATATTAGAAGCTTCAAGAGAGCAAAATCTTTATGATGAAGTTTTAGATGTTATTTTTGAAAAATTACCTATTTGGGCAAAGCATAATAATGAAAAACCAGAACTT comes from the Aliarcobacter cibarius genome and includes:
- a CDS encoding disulfide oxidoreductase, with the protein product MIFVAFLVSLIATLGSLFFSEIMNFVPCSLCWYQRIFMYPLVFIFLTNLLYPDKSVFKYSFPLVFIGLIISIYHNLLILKIIPEKLSPCVNGVPCSIDYLNWFGFITIPLMSFTAFFIIFIVLFLHKKKNCL
- a CDS encoding DsbA family protein, translating into MQNKNLVFISIFVVLIIFAGAVYFYKGSTTSNVGNIGDTLLKEYSYKKGDNKKNIVVVEFMDPECESCALFHPIMKKLYKEYSDDILIVTKYLANHKNSKMAIEILEASREQNLYDEVLDVIFEKLPIWAKHNNEKPELLWEFLKEVSGLDIEKLKVDIKNPKIAEIIKQDRLDATSLNVRGTPTIFVNGIELENLSQKDLFDLVEKGIYK